From Acetobacteroides hydrogenigenes, one genomic window encodes:
- a CDS encoding alpha/beta hydrolase family protein, whose protein sequence is MDCRIINPAALVRFKPLTGFLAKVSIFSFLLLYSSILLYGHSANEKLSFVKLSPAGDYTILAKEISEKATSLEVVTKGKTEVISDCYSKNFSFIGNHTVAFIAGKGKDSYMVLFDLAKSKALTQVENVTSYSKVGDAGIVAALSKRNGQKNTASILISLVNGHQAKVLADTIGLYTIAPDSKSIIYTKYGEANQKSLYKVSIGTLKSELVGELPTPIRSFYSISAKNDLLMEPLKDEGKPFIITYNTLSKKYAQIEIPSGLSIFKATPPRFTANGKSIFAYFQEKQKGTVKTDSTAGVEVWDWKAIELVSVQNKKAQRNQIEKRLWICRDLKKFTPLESDTLYNLRPVGDGSKYMVGIVEYPYMLQRSWQSGKIADYYLMDMENESMKLIVKSSPYYVIISPSGKYLYWVASDMLWYGYNLENGKLTPFSKGISDSFFDISSDEPSSSSNFAPEGWLNSDKILLKSYYDLWICDLSGKEAPISVTHQLGKQTNSQFRVVSSEKDFLNNRKEVVAERFNLSSKESGLYLIDLTGKQQPKELVAGGYKFSSVEYAASSKVVAWRQESYSDYPNAWVKYGADRPKQLTTISPSDSLRGSAHLLSWENKDFGTLQGMLFLPDTTRFKPPYPCVVNFYEQQSNELNVFREVALSDCNINVPFYVQNGFAVFIPDIKFKVGEPGESSYSCMKSALEHLAKRYPQIDMERLGVQGHSWGAFQTVYLLSRMNFFKAAVAMAPVVNMISGYGSLRRGVGSSRMFQYESGQSRIGSTLWEKPQAYIKHSSILYADRIATPLLVVANDNDGAVPYEQGMEIFLGMRRLQKPCWMVNYKGDAHVLNFESNKRDYTEKVMGLFRFYLKGGEKPDWML, encoded by the coding sequence ATGGATTGTAGAATTATTAACCCTGCCGCTTTAGTCCGTTTTAAGCCTTTGACAGGCTTTCTTGCAAAGGTTTCGATTTTTTCTTTTCTGCTACTTTATTCTTCTATCTTACTATATGGCCATAGCGCAAACGAAAAGCTGTCTTTTGTAAAGCTATCCCCAGCTGGCGACTATACTATTCTGGCAAAAGAGATTTCTGAGAAAGCAACTTCCCTCGAAGTGGTGACAAAAGGTAAGACTGAGGTTATTTCTGACTGCTACAGTAAAAACTTTTCATTTATTGGTAACCATACCGTAGCTTTTATTGCTGGAAAAGGTAAGGACTCTTACATGGTTCTCTTTGACCTTGCCAAGAGTAAAGCTCTGACGCAAGTTGAAAATGTCACCTCTTATAGTAAGGTGGGGGATGCCGGTATCGTTGCTGCTCTTTCGAAGCGAAATGGGCAAAAGAACACCGCTTCCATCCTTATTTCGCTTGTAAACGGTCATCAGGCCAAGGTGCTTGCAGATACAATTGGGCTATACACCATTGCTCCCGATTCTAAGAGCATCATCTACACAAAATATGGCGAAGCCAACCAGAAAAGTCTTTATAAGGTAAGCATAGGCACCTTGAAATCGGAGCTTGTTGGTGAGCTGCCTACTCCGATACGTTCTTTCTACAGCATTTCGGCAAAGAACGATTTGCTGATGGAACCTTTAAAAGACGAAGGGAAACCGTTTATTATTACCTATAATACGCTTTCAAAAAAGTATGCCCAGATCGAGATTCCTTCTGGCCTTAGCATTTTTAAGGCAACACCTCCTCGTTTCACCGCAAATGGAAAGAGTATTTTTGCCTACTTTCAGGAAAAGCAGAAGGGTACGGTAAAGACCGATTCGACTGCTGGCGTTGAGGTGTGGGATTGGAAAGCTATTGAGCTGGTATCGGTTCAAAACAAGAAGGCTCAGCGAAACCAGATCGAAAAGAGGCTTTGGATCTGTAGAGATCTTAAGAAATTCACCCCTTTGGAGAGCGATACCCTTTACAACCTGCGCCCTGTTGGCGATGGTTCGAAGTATATGGTGGGTATCGTGGAATATCCATATATGCTTCAGCGCTCGTGGCAATCGGGCAAGATTGCCGACTACTACCTGATGGATATGGAAAACGAATCGATGAAGCTGATCGTAAAGTCATCGCCATACTACGTTATCATATCGCCATCGGGCAAGTATCTTTACTGGGTGGCTTCCGACATGTTGTGGTACGGCTATAACTTGGAGAACGGCAAGCTTACCCCCTTTAGCAAGGGAATTTCCGATAGCTTTTTCGATATAAGCAGCGATGAACCTTCCTCTAGCTCGAATTTTGCGCCCGAAGGGTGGCTGAATAGCGATAAGATTTTGCTGAAGTCGTATTACGATCTTTGGATTTGCGACCTATCGGGCAAGGAGGCTCCGATTTCGGTAACGCATCAGCTAGGAAAGCAAACGAACTCTCAGTTTAGGGTGGTGAGCAGCGAAAAAGATTTTCTGAATAACAGAAAAGAGGTAGTTGCCGAACGATTTAACCTTTCGTCAAAGGAGTCGGGGTTGTATCTGATCGATTTAACTGGTAAGCAACAGCCTAAAGAGCTAGTTGCTGGAGGATATAAGTTCTCGTCGGTTGAGTATGCTGCATCGTCTAAGGTTGTTGCTTGGAGGCAGGAGTCCTATTCCGACTATCCGAATGCTTGGGTAAAGTATGGCGCAGATAGGCCTAAGCAGCTTACGACCATTTCGCCATCCGATTCGTTGCGCGGAAGCGCTCATCTGCTATCGTGGGAGAATAAGGATTTTGGAACCCTACAGGGAATGCTCTTTTTACCCGATACCACCCGCTTTAAGCCTCCGTATCCTTGCGTTGTTAACTTTTACGAGCAGCAATCGAATGAGCTGAATGTTTTTAGAGAGGTGGCCTTATCCGATTGCAACATTAACGTTCCTTTCTATGTGCAGAATGGTTTTGCCGTTTTTATTCCAGATATAAAGTTTAAGGTGGGCGAGCCTGGCGAAAGCAGCTACTCGTGCATGAAAAGTGCGCTGGAGCATCTAGCTAAGCGCTATCCACAGATTGACATGGAGCGCTTAGGCGTTCAGGGACATAGCTGGGGGGCTTTTCAAACGGTATACCTCCTTTCGCGAATGAATTTCTTTAAGGCTGCTGTAGCCATGGCTCCGGTTGTGAATATGATAAGCGGATACGGTTCGTTACGCAGAGGGGTAGGCAGCAGCCGCATGTTCCAGTACGAATCGGGGCAAAGCCGCATCGGGAGTACCCTATGGGAGAAACCGCAAGCTTACATTAAGCATTCGTCCATTCTCTATGCCGATAGAATTGCCACACCGCTTCTCGTTGTTGCCAACGATAATGATGGCGCTGTGCCATACGAGCAGGGAATGGAGATTTTCTTGGGGATGCGAAGGCTACAGAAGCCCTGTTGGATGGTAAACTATAAGGGAGACGCTCATGTGCTCAATTTTGAATCGAATAAGAGGGATTATACAGAAAAGGTGATGGGGTTATTTCGCTTTTACCTAAAGGGAGGGGAGAAGCCGGACTGGATGTTATAG
- a CDS encoding DUF4876 domain-containing protein, with the protein MKKIALLLATLFPLLISSCVKDDETPKFDVKVNLSYPSEFTGKPSGIEVILVNQQSGNEITVKSDENGIALFPKIERGLYNIKATRYFSAQDAEKVSTISKDINVGGILTDKLIDSEANATFDLNLSVSYFSSIIIKQVYYSACLTPEGAKFTGKDPFVELYNNSEHTVYLDGLIYGEVYGNPTGTTASFFRTDQDNVYIYNAFKIPGEGTQYPLEPGKSVVIAVSAYDFTKDNVNSINLSKAQFEFFMDKGADTKDIDNPNAVNMVYVHQGYPTIPSEYIPNINGPAIAIFRAKDFASLEKVKDTSKPAQTSLILKVPNAYVLDAVECLGGDTPNLKRIPTSLDQSFIFNIAGSGSGKAIIRKEKETKDGRIIYVDNNDTANDFKLIDKPVLQL; encoded by the coding sequence ATGAAGAAAATTGCACTGTTACTGGCAACTCTTTTTCCGCTTCTAATTTCAAGTTGCGTAAAAGACGACGAAACACCCAAATTTGATGTAAAGGTAAACCTATCTTACCCATCCGAATTTACGGGTAAACCTTCGGGAATAGAGGTTATTCTTGTCAATCAACAATCGGGAAATGAAATCACTGTTAAGTCGGACGAGAATGGAATTGCACTATTCCCTAAAATTGAGCGTGGTTTGTACAACATTAAAGCAACACGCTATTTTTCAGCTCAAGACGCTGAAAAGGTCTCTACCATTTCGAAGGATATTAATGTTGGAGGCATTCTAACAGATAAGCTTATAGATAGCGAAGCTAATGCAACCTTCGATCTTAATCTTTCTGTTTCCTACTTCTCCTCCATTATTATTAAACAGGTATACTACTCTGCATGCCTTACCCCTGAAGGAGCTAAGTTTACAGGGAAAGATCCATTCGTAGAACTTTACAACAACTCAGAACACACTGTATACCTCGATGGTCTTATTTATGGTGAAGTATATGGAAATCCTACAGGAACTACCGCATCGTTCTTTAGGACAGATCAAGATAACGTATACATTTACAATGCTTTTAAGATTCCTGGAGAAGGGACTCAATATCCTCTGGAGCCCGGTAAATCAGTAGTTATTGCAGTATCTGCATACGATTTCACTAAGGATAATGTCAACTCCATCAACCTATCTAAAGCTCAGTTTGAATTCTTTATGGACAAAGGAGCAGATACAAAAGATATTGACAACCCTAATGCTGTCAATATGGTATATGTACACCAAGGTTATCCTACCATTCCTAGCGAATATATCCCAAACATTAATGGTCCTGCTATCGCTATTTTCAGGGCAAAGGACTTTGCCTCATTAGAAAAAGTTAAGGACACGTCAAAACCAGCACAAACTTCCCTAATCCTAAAGGTTCCCAATGCTTACGTTTTAGATGCAGTTGAATGCCTTGGCGGAGATACTCCTAACTTAAAGCGTATTCCAACCTCGTTAGATCAATCCTTTATTTTCAATATTGCAGGTTCTGGATCTGGGAAAGCCATCATTCGCAAAGAAAAGGAAACAAAAGATGGAAGAATAATTTACGTTGACAACAACGATACTGCAAATGACTTTAAGCTTATCGACAAGCCTGTTCTGCAACTTTAG
- a CDS encoding response regulator transcription factor, with product MKSKAMILLVEDDKNLGFICQEFLESEGYFVELESDGMAGLKSFQNNAYDLALLDIMLPKMDGFTLAKEIKKQNKHIPIVFLTAKNMSSDMVKGFKFGADDYITKPFNTEVLKLRIEAVLRRTKSIIPEMKSYTEFILGEAFFDFTNMAISCSGKIVKLTKKEAELLRLFCINKNSIISRETALKTIWGENDYFLGRSMDVHVAKLRKILKPLNTVSIETIHGQGFKLVEH from the coding sequence ATGAAGAGCAAGGCTATGATACTTTTGGTAGAAGATGATAAAAACCTTGGGTTTATATGCCAGGAGTTTTTAGAATCGGAAGGTTACTTTGTCGAACTAGAAAGCGATGGTATGGCAGGATTGAAATCTTTCCAGAATAACGCCTACGATTTGGCATTGCTCGATATTATGCTTCCAAAGATGGACGGTTTTACGCTGGCTAAAGAAATAAAGAAGCAGAATAAGCACATCCCTATCGTGTTCTTAACGGCTAAGAATATGAGCTCCGATATGGTGAAGGGGTTCAAGTTTGGTGCCGATGATTATATTACGAAACCTTTCAACACCGAAGTGCTTAAGCTGCGTATCGAAGCTGTTCTTCGCCGTACCAAAAGCATTATTCCCGAAATGAAAAGCTACACCGAGTTTATCCTCGGAGAAGCCTTTTTCGACTTTACCAATATGGCTATAAGCTGCTCTGGTAAAATTGTAAAGCTTACCAAAAAGGAGGCCGAGCTTTTGCGCCTTTTCTGCATTAATAAGAATAGCATCATATCGCGCGAAACAGCGCTAAAAACTATTTGGGGAGAGAACGATTACTTTCTTGGGCGCAGCATGGATGTGCACGTGGCTAAGCTGCGAAAGATATTAAAGCCGTTGAACACCGTCTCCATAGAAACAATCCACGGTCAAGGTTTTAAGCTGGTAGAGCACTAG
- a CDS encoding sensor histidine kinase, whose protein sequence is MLKGFKRGNIRRLSRLALTWGGILSTVAFLGLIATQYFWISNALRLSRYQFDHRLTLCLNEISKEINGKLSSYNGCTHTSCTRHKEHYRTITDVLDDKNIREIIEKKISAYDLDPNYEFILSTQKDTSKKSDDGIFSSPLALKPHETCLDFKKENFYLKLYFPEKNAFLLGKMMFWIVLSFVFILVMLLLFCSILYVTISQKKLNQIKDDFIDNMTHEFKTPISTIVLTAGSLEKITGDTPIEKVKKYGEIIGEEANRLKTQTEYILEIAKLDMGRRCRSSYKAININDLVQEYVCCFERMVHEKLVKVRTHLDDNVKLIEADPFLLRILLSNLFENAVKYSYDEVCITVRTFDMNGAVTLEIQDNGIGIGKEDLKYIFEKFFRCHTGDRHDVKGFGLGLHYVSKIVDDHNGTIRIESEKKKGTTFIVTFPYLRG, encoded by the coding sequence ATGTTAAAGGGATTTAAGCGAGGGAACATAAGAAGGCTGAGCAGGCTGGCGTTAACTTGGGGAGGAATCCTATCTACAGTTGCTTTTTTGGGGCTAATTGCTACGCAGTACTTCTGGATTAGCAATGCGCTCAGGTTGTCGAGGTACCAGTTCGACCATCGGCTAACGCTATGCCTGAACGAAATATCCAAAGAAATAAACGGAAAGCTATCGTCGTATAACGGGTGCACGCATACCTCGTGCACTAGGCATAAGGAGCACTACCGAACCATAACCGATGTTCTGGATGATAAGAATATCCGGGAAATCATAGAAAAAAAAATATCGGCATACGATTTAGACCCTAACTACGAGTTTATCTTAAGTACCCAAAAGGATACCTCTAAGAAATCTGACGACGGAATCTTCAGCTCTCCGCTTGCCCTTAAGCCTCACGAAACCTGCTTAGATTTTAAAAAGGAAAACTTTTACCTGAAGCTCTACTTTCCCGAAAAGAACGCCTTCCTTTTAGGGAAGATGATGTTTTGGATCGTGCTGTCGTTCGTGTTTATTCTGGTGATGCTACTCCTGTTTTGCTCTATTTTATATGTTACCATATCTCAGAAGAAGCTAAATCAGATTAAGGATGACTTTATTGATAATATGACGCACGAGTTTAAGACTCCGATATCTACTATTGTGCTCACCGCGGGTAGTCTTGAAAAAATTACTGGCGATACGCCAATAGAAAAGGTAAAGAAGTACGGCGAAATTATCGGTGAAGAGGCCAATCGGCTAAAAACGCAAACCGAATACATCCTCGAAATAGCCAAGCTGGATATGGGTAGGCGGTGCCGATCGAGCTACAAGGCGATAAACATAAACGACCTGGTGCAGGAGTATGTTTGCTGCTTCGAGCGGATGGTGCACGAGAAGCTGGTAAAGGTGCGCACCCATTTAGACGATAACGTAAAGCTGATAGAAGCGGATCCGTTCCTACTGCGCATACTTCTTTCGAATCTTTTTGAAAATGCGGTTAAGTACTCCTACGATGAGGTCTGCATTACGGTTAGAACCTTTGATATGAATGGAGCTGTTACCCTAGAAATTCAGGATAATGGTATAGGCATTGGCAAGGAAGATTTAAAGTACATTTTTGAGAAGTTTTTTCGCTGCCATACAGGGGATAGGCACGATGTTAAAGGTTTTGGTTTAGGGCTTCACTATGTGAGCAAAATTGTAGACGACCATAATGGAACAATAAGAATTGAAAGTGAGAAGAAAAAGGGGACAACTTTTATAGTTACGTTTCCTTACCTAAGGGGATAG
- a CDS encoding 4Fe-4S binding protein: MNLKRNNWRLILQLGLLFGIVGLVIINLFRPETIKDFEAYCAFGGIQSFIRYAVAGSLACSMTTTQIFIGLAFFGGILLFSKLFCSFLCPLGTITEWLGKFGRKFKVNFNMPSAADKALRSVKYILAFLVIYKTGTTSELFCKVFDPYFASVNQMGPDTSVLWASVAIIALIVGSLFVRQFWCRYACPMGALSNIFSYFVMASTVVLVYLAIAALDVDLQWWWALAACCLLGYILEISNYNRKIFPLVKVQRDGNACSGCTLCDKACPQGIKVSCANKTVTSIDCTLCGECVAACGKEKALSFNGKRWQWLPSAMAVLFVALGITWGAITEIPTIDERWGSEEQFENAKVLTQYKTDNVKCYGSSMAFANQMQKVKGILGVATYVGTKHVKIFYNPNVISEKEVKKAIYSPYTSWLNKPKDNNTVMSSLEIGINNFYGRNDYKILGRMLKSEKGVYGFETEWGEPVLVRIFYNAKAFNPAKLKDIVSTKEFTYVDDEEGGTGREVSVDLDFKFMYMHLTNVAFDKLQIERRWFKPVSLTFNEENISTNNLDSLVVNLPQAKIPKFSRQVTFLGRHLSNDKAVVGFNTKFTDQEPQAVVTFMKNKTTKADLIKMMKADTLVVNFSDGSINKFANELKINAAL, translated from the coding sequence ATGAACTTAAAACGAAACAACTGGAGACTTATCCTACAACTAGGGCTTCTATTTGGCATAGTTGGACTAGTCATCATTAATTTATTCCGCCCCGAGACAATAAAAGACTTTGAAGCGTACTGCGCATTTGGAGGCATACAGTCTTTTATTAGATACGCGGTTGCAGGCTCTTTAGCATGCTCAATGACGACTACTCAAATATTTATCGGATTGGCTTTCTTTGGAGGAATACTCCTTTTTAGCAAGCTATTCTGCAGCTTCTTATGCCCCCTTGGAACAATAACAGAATGGTTGGGCAAATTCGGACGAAAGTTCAAGGTTAACTTTAATATGCCTTCCGCTGCCGATAAAGCATTGCGCTCCGTTAAGTACATTTTAGCATTTCTTGTAATCTACAAGACAGGAACAACAAGCGAACTATTCTGTAAAGTATTCGACCCCTACTTTGCAAGCGTTAACCAAATGGGTCCAGACACCTCAGTACTCTGGGCTTCGGTTGCAATTATTGCTCTTATTGTAGGATCGCTATTTGTTCGCCAGTTTTGGTGTAGGTATGCCTGCCCAATGGGAGCGCTTTCCAACATATTCTCCTATTTTGTGATGGCCTCTACTGTTGTTCTGGTATATCTGGCAATTGCTGCCCTAGATGTTGATCTTCAATGGTGGTGGGCGTTAGCAGCATGCTGTCTGCTAGGATATATTCTGGAAATATCCAACTACAATCGAAAGATATTCCCTCTAGTAAAGGTTCAAAGAGATGGCAATGCATGTAGCGGATGTACGCTTTGCGATAAAGCCTGCCCTCAAGGAATTAAAGTATCGTGTGCTAACAAGACCGTAACCTCTATTGACTGTACCCTTTGCGGCGAGTGTGTTGCTGCATGTGGTAAGGAAAAGGCGCTTAGCTTTAACGGTAAGCGCTGGCAATGGCTTCCATCAGCAATGGCGGTTCTTTTTGTGGCGCTCGGAATAACTTGGGGGGCAATAACCGAAATTCCAACAATCGACGAAAGATGGGGAAGCGAAGAGCAGTTCGAAAACGCGAAGGTTCTTACTCAGTATAAGACCGACAACGTTAAATGCTATGGTAGCTCTATGGCATTCGCTAACCAAATGCAAAAGGTAAAGGGAATCCTAGGTGTGGCAACGTATGTTGGAACTAAGCATGTGAAAATATTCTACAACCCCAACGTTATCTCAGAAAAAGAGGTAAAGAAGGCTATTTACTCTCCCTATACCAGCTGGTTAAACAAGCCTAAGGATAATAATACCGTAATGAGCTCTCTAGAAATTGGCATTAACAACTTCTACGGCCGTAACGACTACAAGATACTCGGAAGAATGCTCAAATCCGAAAAGGGAGTTTACGGATTTGAGACCGAATGGGGGGAACCTGTTTTAGTGCGTATTTTCTACAATGCTAAAGCATTCAATCCTGCCAAACTAAAAGATATAGTATCTACTAAAGAGTTTACCTATGTCGATGACGAAGAAGGAGGAACCGGTAGAGAAGTGAGCGTTGATCTCGACTTCAAGTTTATGTACATGCATCTAACCAATGTAGCATTCGACAAGCTTCAAATCGAACGTCGCTGGTTTAAGCCAGTTTCGCTAACCTTTAACGAAGAGAACATCTCCACGAACAATCTCGATTCGCTAGTTGTGAATCTACCTCAAGCAAAAATTCCAAAGTTCAGCCGTCAGGTAACATTCTTAGGACGCCACTTATCGAATGACAAGGCGGTGGTAGGCTTTAATACCAAGTTTACGGATCAAGAGCCACAAGCCGTTGTAACATTCATGAAGAATAAAACTACTAAGGCTGACCTGATAAAGATGATGAAAGCAGACACCTTGGTTGTTAACTTCTCCGATGGATCTATCAACAAGTTTGCGAATGAGCTAAAAATCAACGCTGCCCTATAA
- a CDS encoding TonB-dependent receptor, with protein MRDKEKAAIKDSIRNSTCKPNNLNPMLLAKFRYFIAISVVALIALTPAVAQKGQKKKCGTVVLQGVVVNKTTKEPIDAAVVNIVQYGLWNVTCKEGKFCFKNVPSDKVDLVVQVLGYKTLQIPIDIKEDRTYDLTLALEESNFAIKEVTVVAKESKTGSSTSSSIEKSVLEHIQPTNLGDVMQLLPGQIANNPDLQNNAQLSLRQAVSTENNSFGSSIVMNGAPMSNNANMQTSNKGGIDLRQISTDNIESIEIIRGIPSAEYGDLTSGAVIINTKAGKTPLELLARFNPNTVQSSISKGFDLKKDRGFLNIDGGYTQSYADERTVSGSYERINGQLTYSKSNLLKGILNLNVTADYYLSNDMSKPDPDAIKAMTEEGMKDQGGHVAISSRFNFNKEWARTVKFDISLSYAHQKDYLHQFMTPSPYGLVNVARKDTLIQNSFTPGTYWAEKTVDGKPINFYTKLSNSFYKKIAGGTHRFLVGAEYKIDGNVGEGYIFDEMLPPNLSANMARPRPFKDIPLLNQFSSYIQDELYYNIKKMTYKAQVGARYDMVQPTTKYQKQMISPRLNVSACFNKTLTARFGYGVNYKAPSLRYLYPDYAYVDLLSANYYDPNTGDKYAFTTTRVFNVENPDLKPSRNRKIEIGFDYRIKKMTFGITLYDEKLTNGFTMSDSFIPISYQKSNVIIVDGSPKFDYANAENGIYMASLDKPSNDAKEFNKGVEFDFNFGRVDAIRTSFILSGGYMKTTNTKNGLDYFMYTYKVHSRPTTVGIYPEGSDEKNFSRFTTALRLVHNIPELRFVISFTAQTIWSEKNWYTTDKIRKYPIGYMGSDGSINMLTPEEAKLPQYDYLVLIVNDNKYKTTSYDPLWLYNIRITKEMKNGINFSFYANNFLFHQPIQKSSIGNYTMRNPALYFGTELSIKLY; from the coding sequence ATGCGAGATAAAGAAAAGGCAGCAATAAAAGACAGTATTAGGAACTCAACTTGTAAACCAAATAACCTAAATCCAATGCTTCTTGCCAAGTTTAGATACTTCATCGCTATCAGCGTAGTAGCGCTAATAGCACTAACTCCAGCAGTTGCTCAAAAAGGGCAAAAAAAGAAATGCGGAACAGTGGTACTGCAAGGAGTTGTAGTTAACAAAACGACCAAAGAACCGATTGATGCTGCCGTTGTGAACATTGTTCAATATGGCCTTTGGAATGTTACGTGCAAAGAAGGAAAGTTTTGTTTTAAAAATGTTCCTTCAGACAAAGTAGACCTTGTTGTTCAAGTTTTGGGATATAAAACGCTGCAAATCCCTATTGACATAAAGGAAGACCGCACCTACGACTTAACGCTAGCTCTTGAAGAGTCTAACTTTGCAATTAAGGAGGTTACTGTTGTTGCAAAAGAGAGTAAAACAGGTAGCAGTACCAGTTCGTCCATCGAAAAATCCGTTCTGGAGCATATTCAACCTACCAATTTAGGCGATGTAATGCAGCTACTACCTGGACAAATTGCCAACAATCCGGATTTACAAAACAACGCTCAGCTAAGCTTAAGGCAAGCGGTTTCAACTGAGAACAACTCCTTCGGATCATCTATTGTAATGAACGGTGCTCCAATGTCGAATAATGCCAACATGCAAACATCCAATAAGGGAGGAATTGATCTTCGACAGATATCTACGGACAACATCGAATCAATAGAGATCATCAGAGGTATTCCTTCAGCAGAATACGGAGACCTAACCTCAGGAGCAGTTATTATCAACACAAAAGCAGGAAAAACACCTTTAGAATTACTTGCTCGCTTTAATCCTAATACCGTTCAATCATCCATCAGCAAAGGTTTTGATCTGAAAAAAGATCGCGGCTTCTTAAATATCGATGGAGGCTATACCCAGTCTTATGCCGACGAAAGAACCGTTTCTGGCTCTTACGAAAGGATAAATGGGCAGTTAACCTACTCTAAAAGCAATCTTTTGAAAGGCATTCTCAATTTAAATGTAACCGCAGACTACTACCTCAGCAACGACATGTCTAAGCCAGACCCTGACGCCATTAAGGCAATGACAGAAGAAGGGATGAAAGATCAAGGTGGACACGTTGCCATATCCAGCCGTTTTAATTTCAACAAGGAATGGGCAAGAACTGTAAAGTTTGACATATCGTTATCGTATGCTCATCAGAAGGATTATCTTCACCAATTCATGACGCCAAGTCCTTATGGATTGGTAAACGTTGCTCGTAAGGACACTCTTATTCAAAACAGCTTCACACCTGGAACTTATTGGGCAGAAAAAACAGTTGACGGAAAACCTATCAACTTCTACACAAAGCTGTCCAACAGCTTTTACAAAAAAATTGCAGGAGGAACACACAGATTCCTCGTGGGCGCAGAGTATAAAATCGATGGCAATGTAGGAGAAGGGTATATTTTTGACGAAATGCTTCCTCCAAACCTATCAGCCAACATGGCACGACCTCGTCCTTTTAAGGATATCCCTCTACTTAACCAATTCTCGAGTTACATTCAGGATGAGCTATACTACAACATAAAAAAGATGACCTATAAGGCTCAAGTTGGTGCTAGATACGACATGGTTCAGCCAACCACTAAGTATCAAAAGCAGATGATATCTCCACGTCTTAACGTTTCCGCTTGTTTTAATAAGACATTAACCGCACGATTTGGTTATGGTGTCAACTACAAGGCTCCTTCGCTTAGGTATCTTTATCCAGATTATGCATATGTAGATTTACTAAGCGCCAACTACTACGATCCGAATACAGGTGACAAGTATGCTTTCACCACTACCCGCGTATTTAATGTAGAGAATCCCGACCTCAAACCTTCGAGAAACCGCAAGATTGAAATTGGGTTTGATTACAGAATCAAAAAAATGACTTTTGGCATTACCCTCTACGATGAAAAGCTTACTAATGGTTTCACGATGAGTGACTCTTTTATTCCTATCTCCTATCAAAAGTCAAATGTCATTATTGTTGATGGAAGCCCCAAGTTCGACTATGCAAATGCCGAAAATGGAATCTACATGGCTTCGCTTGATAAACCAAGTAACGATGCTAAAGAGTTCAATAAAGGAGTTGAGTTCGACTTCAACTTTGGTAGAGTTGATGCTATTCGTACCTCCTTCATCCTAAGTGGAGGATATATGAAAACTACTAACACAAAAAATGGGCTCGACTACTTTATGTACACATACAAAGTTCATAGTCGACCTACTACTGTAGGAATATATCCAGAAGGTTCCGATGAAAAAAACTTTTCTCGCTTTACTACTGCCCTACGATTGGTTCATAATATTCCTGAACTACGATTTGTTATCTCATTTACAGCTCAAACCATTTGGTCAGAAAAAAATTGGTACACTACTGACAAAATTCGTAAGTATCCAATCGGCTACATGGGGTCTGATGGTTCCATCAATATGCTTACCCCTGAAGAGGCTAAACTTCCCCAGTACGACTACTTAGTTCTAATTGTTAACGACAATAAGTACAAAACCACTTCGTACGATCCGCTTTGGCTGTACAACATTAGAATTACTAAAGAGATGAAAAACGGTATAAACTTCTCGTTTTATGCCAACAACTTTCTCTTTCATCAACCAATTCAGAAATCGAGCATAGGCAACTATACGATGAGAAATCCGGCGCTGTACTTTGGAACAGAGCTGTCTATTAAACTCTACTAA